A region of Myxococcus stipitatus DSM 14675 DNA encodes the following proteins:
- a CDS encoding SDR family NAD(P)-dependent oxidoreductase yields the protein MSRGWKNRVVVITGASNDTGRATARALARKGVQLVLASRREAPLGDLVRECEALGVRALPVHLDGAGADSAQALAWEAVRAFGHFDAWINNAGDYLTGSLEETPDDAFRQLLETHFLGTVQGTRAAVAWFRRQGYGTLVNVSSSQPGVTAPFVSAYAASRHAVRGFTASVRQELLGTGIHVCTVMPAAVDTPLWHHTANYTDWRLGPEEPVHAPERVARAILRVLREPQAEVQVGPPVRTWRGLARIAGARQADRERQAPTAALCGEVSSRRKRTLRRLLVAGGVLATVAFLGGRQARSISPSGLFTHS from the coding sequence ATGAGTCGTGGATGGAAGAACCGCGTCGTCGTCATCACCGGAGCGTCCAATGACACGGGCCGCGCCACCGCGCGTGCCCTCGCGAGGAAGGGCGTCCAACTGGTGCTCGCCTCCCGGCGGGAGGCCCCCCTGGGGGACCTGGTCCGTGAGTGTGAAGCCCTGGGGGTGCGGGCCCTCCCCGTCCATCTGGACGGAGCTGGCGCCGACTCCGCGCAAGCGCTGGCCTGGGAGGCGGTGCGAGCCTTTGGCCACTTCGACGCGTGGATCAACAACGCGGGGGACTACCTCACGGGCAGCCTGGAGGAGACGCCGGACGACGCCTTCCGCCAGCTCCTGGAGACCCACTTCCTGGGGACCGTCCAGGGCACCCGGGCCGCCGTGGCCTGGTTCCGGCGTCAGGGGTACGGCACCCTCGTCAATGTCTCGTCGTCCCAGCCCGGGGTGACGGCGCCCTTCGTCAGCGCCTACGCCGCCTCGAGGCATGCGGTGCGAGGCTTCACCGCCTCCGTCCGCCAGGAGCTCCTCGGCACGGGCATCCACGTCTGCACCGTGATGCCCGCCGCCGTCGACACCCCTCTGTGGCACCACACCGCCAACTACACCGACTGGCGCCTGGGGCCGGAGGAGCCGGTCCACGCGCCGGAGCGGGTGGCCCGCGCCATCCTCCGCGTCCTCCGGGAGCCCCAGGCGGAGGTCCAGGTGGGACCTCCCGTCCGGACCTGGAGGGGACTGGCCCGCATCGCCGGGGCCCGACAGGCCGATAGGGAACGCCAGGCTCCGACCGCCGCCCTGTGCGGGGAGGTCTCCTCCCGTCGCAAGAGGACCCTGCGCCGGCTGCTCGTGGCGGGAGGCGTGCTGGCCACGGTCGCCTTCTTGGGGGGCAGGCAGGCTCGGAGTATCTCCCCGAGCGGGTTGTTCACGCACTCGTAG
- a CDS encoding diacylglycerol/lipid kinase family protein, whose translation MTDIAVLVNLRARRGSEGVGGLVQRFLPRARVALTRSLDEARHWISDQLRPNPPSLLLAGGGDGTITGLLNELRAAGVALPAIGVLPMGTGNAWARVTGAPRPAVALKQIAAVGERLPPLRPFSLVRVDGKVAPFAGTGWDAEMIQDFKDQLAASGPLRSQQAGLRGYLSAMFTRTVPRHMFGSGNPRVSVYNMGDDALTVDAQGNVIPVPGGQKGALLYEGPAGVAGAATTPEWGFGFKAFPFAQAVPHRLSVRVYGASVMEATRNMFRLWRGAHPMPHMNDWFVQRLRMDFDRDVPFQMGGDVIGLRRSVEFDLAEESVQLVDWHKLSRMVNA comes from the coding sequence ATGACCGACATCGCGGTTCTCGTCAATTTGCGTGCACGCCGCGGCTCCGAGGGAGTCGGCGGGCTGGTGCAGCGCTTCCTTCCCCGAGCCCGCGTCGCGCTCACCCGCTCGCTGGATGAGGCCCGTCACTGGATTTCCGACCAGCTGCGGCCCAACCCGCCTTCGCTCCTGCTGGCGGGAGGAGGCGACGGCACGATTACGGGGCTGCTCAACGAGCTGCGCGCGGCGGGCGTGGCGCTGCCCGCCATCGGCGTGCTGCCCATGGGCACCGGCAACGCGTGGGCCCGAGTCACCGGCGCCCCTCGTCCCGCGGTGGCGCTCAAGCAGATCGCCGCGGTGGGGGAGCGCCTGCCGCCGCTGCGTCCGTTCTCCCTGGTGCGCGTGGACGGCAAGGTCGCGCCGTTCGCGGGCACGGGCTGGGACGCGGAGATGATTCAAGACTTCAAGGACCAGCTCGCCGCCTCGGGTCCGCTGCGCAGCCAGCAGGCGGGGCTTCGCGGGTACCTGTCCGCCATGTTCACGCGGACGGTGCCTCGGCACATGTTCGGCTCCGGCAACCCTCGGGTGTCCGTCTACAACATGGGCGACGACGCGCTCACCGTGGACGCGCAGGGCAACGTGATTCCCGTGCCGGGAGGGCAGAAGGGCGCGCTGCTGTATGAGGGCCCCGCGGGAGTCGCCGGCGCGGCCACCACGCCCGAGTGGGGCTTCGGCTTCAAGGCCTTCCCCTTCGCGCAGGCGGTGCCCCACCGGCTGTCCGTGCGTGTCTACGGCGCCAGCGTGATGGAGGCCACGCGCAACATGTTCCGCCTGTGGCGCGGCGCGCACCCCATGCCGCACATGAACGACTGGTTCGTCCAGCGCCTGCGCATGGACTTCGACCGCGACGTGCCCTTCCAGATGGGCGGCGACGTGATTGGCCTGCGGCGCTCGGTGGAGTTCGACCTGGCGGAGGAGAGCGTCCAGCTGGTCGACTGGCACAAGCTGTCGCGCATGGTGAACGCGTAG
- a CDS encoding NUDIX hydrolase, whose amino-acid sequence MSHTYEYPRPALTVDCVVFGLDEEDLKVLLIQRGVEPFAGRWALPGGFVRMDESLDEAARRELEEESGIRPGHLEQLFTFGTPERDPRGRVVTVAYFALVKLSAHVLRAATDAREAAWFSVWDTPKLAFDHADILNTALLRLKGKVRYQPIGFELLPPKFTLTQLQRLYEIVLERELDKRNFRKKILAMDLLEELDEVEQDVAHRAARLYRFDHKKYRQLEKAGFNFEL is encoded by the coding sequence GTGAGCCACACCTACGAGTACCCGAGACCCGCGTTGACGGTGGACTGTGTCGTCTTCGGCTTGGACGAAGAGGACCTGAAGGTGTTGCTCATCCAGCGCGGCGTGGAGCCCTTCGCGGGACGCTGGGCCCTGCCCGGTGGCTTCGTGCGGATGGACGAGTCCCTGGACGAGGCCGCGCGGCGTGAGCTGGAGGAGGAGTCCGGCATCCGCCCTGGGCACCTGGAGCAGCTCTTCACCTTCGGCACGCCGGAGAGAGACCCTCGGGGCCGTGTCGTCACGGTGGCGTACTTCGCGCTGGTGAAGCTGAGCGCGCACGTGCTGCGCGCGGCCACCGATGCGCGCGAGGCGGCGTGGTTCTCCGTCTGGGACACGCCCAAGCTGGCGTTCGACCACGCGGACATCCTCAACACCGCGCTGCTCCGCCTCAAGGGCAAGGTGCGCTACCAGCCCATCGGCTTCGAGCTGTTGCCGCCCAAGTTCACGCTCACCCAGCTGCAGCGCCTGTACGAAATCGTGCTGGAGCGCGAGCTCGACAAGCGCAACTTCCGCAAGAAAATCCTGGCCATGGACCTGCTGGAGGAGCTGGACGAGGTGGAGCAGGACGTCGCCCACCGCGCCGCCCGCCTGTACCGGTTCGACCACAAGAAGTACCGGCAGCTCGAGAAGGCCGGCTTCAACTTCGAGCTCTGA
- a CDS encoding protein phosphatase 2C domain-containing protein, whose product MDTRTPLPFEVAAGSVVGREHARAGRNNQDAWCVRGSEHGVALVVADGCGSQACSELGAQLGVRGVAQAALTRLAEDGRVDEAGFLPGLREDVLCLLSELRGELGRDTLGDFLFTVVGAVVTPSHTLVFSAGDGVWSLNGDVHTLGPFPNNAPPYLAYALIRGDDTSFVTRALVPTADVHALLLGTDGVADLAKLGAASLPSSEETVGPLSRFWTEDRYFENPDALRRRLAMLNRESVRADFDARRLVRTPGLLPDDTTMVVLRRRVGRA is encoded by the coding sequence ATGGATACACGAACTCCACTTCCATTCGAGGTCGCCGCGGGTTCGGTGGTCGGGCGGGAGCACGCCCGGGCGGGGCGCAACAACCAGGATGCGTGGTGCGTGCGGGGGAGTGAGCACGGGGTGGCGCTGGTGGTGGCGGATGGCTGTGGAAGCCAGGCGTGCAGCGAGCTGGGGGCGCAGCTGGGGGTGCGCGGGGTGGCGCAGGCGGCGCTGACGCGGTTGGCGGAAGACGGGCGTGTGGATGAAGCCGGGTTTCTTCCCGGGCTGCGAGAGGACGTGCTGTGTCTGCTGAGCGAGCTTCGGGGGGAGCTCGGCCGCGACACACTGGGGGACTTCCTCTTCACGGTGGTGGGCGCGGTGGTGACGCCCTCTCACACGCTCGTCTTCTCCGCGGGAGATGGGGTCTGGTCCCTCAACGGGGACGTGCACACGCTGGGGCCGTTCCCCAACAACGCGCCGCCGTATCTCGCGTATGCGCTGATTCGGGGGGACGACACGTCGTTCGTCACGCGAGCCTTGGTGCCCACGGCGGACGTGCACGCGCTGCTGCTGGGGACGGATGGGGTCGCGGACCTGGCGAAGCTGGGGGCCGCGTCGCTCCCCTCGAGCGAGGAGACGGTGGGGCCGCTGTCGCGGTTCTGGACGGAGGACCGCTACTTCGAGAACCCGGATGCGCTGAGGCGCAGGCTCGCGATGCTCAACCGCGAGTCGGTCCGCGCGGACTTCGATGCGCGACGGCTGGTGCGCACGCCGGGGCTGCTCCCGGACGACACGACGATGGTGGTGCTGCGCCGACGGGTGGGGAGGGCATGA
- a CDS encoding IgA Peptidase M64: MTRALLALLLATSASAAAPRTLRVDYFHTGNATEERFSLDRVVLEPLPWPGHPERTLDDTNLGKYLFEVRDRDTNRLLYSRGFASIYGEWELTGEAKRQNGTFHESLRFPHPERPVQVLLKKRDEQNAFREVWSLVVDPKDMLVDTSSPPAPGPLLKLLESGPPEQKVDLLILGDGYTEAERPKFEKDARRMVDILFTFSPFKERKSDFNVWGLMPAAAQSGISRPSTGVHRRSPVGTTYDAFRSERYILTFDNKAFRELSAFAPYEFVEILSNGNTYGGGGIFGLYGTVAADSLWAPYVFVHEFGHHFAGLADEYYTSESVYVPSADRLEPWEKNVTALKDPESLKWKHLMTPGTPLPTPWEKAAYETHSNDVQKRRRQVRAQKKPESEMDSVFIAQRDWEEKFLSSQKYSGKVGAFEGAHYEAHGYYRPQLDCVMFTRDRVPFCAVCQSAISQVINLYAGSRPQTFKKTP, translated from the coding sequence ATGACGCGAGCCCTTCTTGCCTTGCTCCTGGCCACGAGCGCCTCCGCCGCGGCCCCTCGCACCCTTCGGGTGGACTACTTCCACACTGGCAACGCCACCGAGGAGCGCTTCAGCCTCGACCGGGTGGTGCTGGAGCCGCTGCCCTGGCCCGGGCACCCGGAGCGGACCCTCGACGACACCAACCTGGGCAAGTACCTCTTCGAGGTGCGCGACAGGGACACGAACCGGCTCCTCTACTCGCGAGGCTTCGCGTCCATCTACGGCGAGTGGGAGCTCACCGGCGAGGCGAAGCGCCAGAACGGCACGTTCCACGAGTCGCTGCGCTTCCCCCACCCGGAGCGCCCCGTCCAGGTGCTCCTCAAGAAGCGCGATGAGCAGAACGCGTTCCGCGAGGTGTGGTCGCTCGTGGTGGACCCCAAGGACATGCTCGTGGACACGTCCTCGCCTCCGGCGCCCGGGCCGCTGCTGAAGCTCTTGGAGAGCGGACCGCCGGAGCAGAAGGTGGACCTGCTCATCCTGGGCGACGGCTACACCGAGGCGGAGCGTCCCAAGTTCGAGAAGGACGCCCGGCGCATGGTGGACATCCTCTTCACCTTCTCCCCGTTCAAGGAGCGCAAGTCCGACTTCAACGTCTGGGGCCTGATGCCGGCCGCCGCGCAGTCGGGCATCTCCCGGCCGTCCACGGGGGTCCACCGGCGCTCGCCCGTGGGCACCACCTACGACGCGTTCCGCAGCGAGCGCTACATCCTCACCTTCGACAACAAGGCCTTCCGCGAGCTGTCCGCCTTCGCGCCGTACGAGTTCGTGGAAATCCTGTCCAATGGAAACACGTACGGCGGCGGAGGCATCTTCGGGCTCTACGGCACGGTGGCCGCGGACAGCCTGTGGGCGCCCTATGTCTTCGTGCACGAGTTCGGGCACCACTTCGCGGGCCTGGCCGACGAGTACTACACGTCCGAGTCCGTCTACGTCCCCAGCGCGGACCGGCTGGAGCCGTGGGAGAAGAACGTCACCGCGCTCAAGGACCCGGAGTCCCTCAAGTGGAAGCACTTGATGACGCCCGGCACGCCCCTGCCCACCCCGTGGGAGAAGGCGGCCTACGAGACCCACTCCAACGACGTGCAGAAGCGCCGCCGCCAGGTGCGCGCCCAGAAGAAGCCGGAGTCGGAGATGGACTCCGTCTTCATCGCCCAGCGCGACTGGGAGGAGAAGTTCCTGTCCTCCCAGAAGTACTCAGGAAAGGTGGGAGCCTTCGAGGGCGCCCACTACGAGGCCCACGGGTACTACCGACCCCAGCTGGACTGCGTGATGTTCACCCGGGACCGCGTGCCCTTCTGTGCGGTGTGTCAGAGCGCGATTTCTCAAGTCATCAACTTGTATGCCGGGTCTAGACCCCAGACATTCAAGAAGACCCCGTGA
- a CDS encoding PEGA domain-containing protein produces the protein MRAILFILSCILPLTAFAAPRRMVVASGDCKDAELGSQANAFLGALVSRPEQDILSATGFSERLFPQPTRSYEDLQRQLDAAQDHFYESRYGKAAQALDEALQQIVRLPVGEARWKLFEKAQLLHGLNYRAMGRVKESDAAFRNVLRLDPTHKLDPDFFAPSVRQAFDKLRREQNAARKVKLSVRTIVPDAEVYLDGKKVGQTPLALDVPAGTYDLTLVKDGTVSFPRQHQVQGADTPLLVDLAYEGSVTATPFPCLAAPDSNDEKVLSHAVRLGGTVGVEEVIVVRLERPSSGPKWFAATVLNVEGGQKLREGGFKTQGLDAPAEALSALVDFVTTGRSHSNLLVMNANGRPPWEQPAKGDKSAVPGGASDLDAPDRLTEGVAGAASSSTPRLRVASYVLMGVGVAALGGAGAVRLMAQKDVNDLEKRMKNGRILSTDQDSLRLRDSLIQKNNLLTGLLVGGGAAAVTGAVLFFVSPSQVAPPPVSVGVAADGEAVSASLSGSF, from the coding sequence ATGCGAGCCATCCTGTTCATCCTGAGCTGCATCCTCCCCCTGACGGCCTTCGCGGCCCCCCGTCGCATGGTCGTCGCCAGCGGCGACTGCAAGGACGCGGAGCTGGGCAGCCAGGCCAATGCCTTCCTGGGTGCTCTGGTGTCCCGCCCGGAGCAGGACATCCTGAGCGCCACGGGGTTCAGCGAGCGGCTCTTCCCCCAGCCCACCCGGAGCTACGAGGACCTCCAGCGCCAGCTCGACGCCGCCCAGGACCACTTCTACGAGAGCCGCTACGGCAAGGCGGCCCAGGCGCTCGACGAGGCGCTCCAGCAAATCGTCCGGCTGCCGGTGGGCGAGGCGCGCTGGAAGCTGTTCGAGAAGGCCCAGCTCCTCCACGGGCTGAACTACCGCGCCATGGGCCGCGTCAAGGAGAGCGACGCCGCGTTCCGGAACGTGCTGCGGCTCGACCCCACCCACAAGCTCGACCCGGACTTCTTCGCGCCCTCGGTGCGCCAGGCCTTCGACAAGCTGCGGCGGGAGCAGAACGCCGCGCGCAAGGTGAAGCTCTCGGTGCGCACCATCGTCCCGGACGCGGAGGTCTATCTCGACGGGAAGAAGGTGGGCCAGACGCCGCTGGCCCTCGACGTGCCCGCGGGCACCTATGACCTGACCCTGGTGAAGGACGGCACGGTCAGCTTCCCCCGGCAGCATCAAGTGCAGGGCGCGGACACGCCGCTGCTCGTGGACCTGGCCTATGAGGGCTCTGTCACCGCCACGCCGTTCCCCTGTCTGGCCGCGCCCGACAGCAACGATGAGAAGGTGCTGAGCCACGCCGTCCGGCTGGGCGGAACGGTGGGCGTCGAAGAGGTCATCGTGGTGCGCCTGGAGCGCCCCAGCAGCGGGCCCAAGTGGTTCGCGGCCACGGTGCTCAACGTCGAGGGGGGCCAGAAGCTGCGCGAGGGGGGCTTCAAGACCCAGGGGCTGGATGCTCCGGCCGAGGCCCTCTCCGCCCTGGTGGACTTCGTCACCACGGGCCGCTCGCACTCCAACCTCCTGGTGATGAACGCCAACGGCCGGCCGCCTTGGGAGCAGCCCGCGAAGGGTGACAAGTCCGCCGTCCCGGGAGGGGCCTCGGACCTGGACGCGCCGGACCGCCTCACGGAAGGCGTCGCGGGCGCGGCGTCCTCCTCCACGCCGAGGCTGCGCGTCGCCTCGTATGTCTTGATGGGCGTGGGGGTCGCCGCGCTGGGCGGCGCGGGCGCGGTGCGCTTGATGGCGCAGAAGGACGTGAATGACCTGGAGAAGCGGATGAAGAACGGACGCATCCTCTCCACGGACCAGGACTCCCTGCGGCTGCGCGACTCGCTGATTCAGAAGAACAACCTGCTCACGGGCCTGCTCGTGGGCGGTGGCGCCGCCGCGGTGACGGGAGCGGTGCTGTTCTTCGTGTCGCCTTCCCAGGTGGCGCCGCCGCCGGTGTCGGTGGGCGTCGCGGCGGATGGCGAGGCCGTCTCCGCCAGTCTGTCCGGTTCCTTCTAG
- a CDS encoding CARDB domain-containing protein: MHARRWWAIALAGTLAGCIVERGPGDDPDWDDDGSGQPPRPRPTEPEPQSGPPDFRVEFLSGPSVLGAGEQQVQARLCNDGVASGTTEAAFFLTSPTSSASQLLLATSTRLSLRARECKEVSAFISAQATPEGRYTLNARVDPDGLVNESDEANNTRQGDALTVDRTPPETPQPTWGPAGSGTTRDLTMHMESGATVRVYQGPGCTGREVANTVVGQSAYCEVPLRVPTTPGATYSARAYDSVGNASHCSPTVDYPYGGGGGTPRMAPVLLSTSPTSPGGSLQPVFSGRAEPLVSVEIFKSATCQGPVEKVLTTDDRGMFHVTMTVVKGGKVTVSARARDGGDYSTPSNCSNPLEYQNDGTPPEPPRIIDVKWQYLNTGRELWVTGTAEPFATVGLFIDVPCTGTPERTVQADAQGRFTASAPFGAGGSHRVFLAAKDAAGNISTCAEGPAYELRCPPGTADCDGRSSNGCEVDLTVNPNNCGACGNVCQDGPYAEGVCVAATCGSTCAPGYYDCDGKASNGCESRTVCQPSACTIDKPSELMVTHLSVVEDPVRTAPGGAWHFGTVMRELTGGQDPSPLVRAWLKTWLTKQMVNGLELPPRPEMQTKVLGPWEARSGGPSAPLDFNTAPFRLLAIVNRIDLRQPGLQAGEGRLIYGVVGPNGAPLEFTLILEYALPGGTPEAIQRWGADWHDLGKVKVGNAGYNAKLQALTDRFTKAGVMSGRHQGSALNQIRTNEIELEEPWEMREFVLSPLGLMPTTVKLTPAMHFENTQMLASFLTQNTADVLAERHVVPDSMGGIPFLGAHSLVPLDFFWRSPGVSNEVRHKFSLNTCSGCHSGETQTEFVHVAPRVKGAASVLSPYLRGTTVTDPVTKSVRPFDDLTRRAEDLKALVCTPTTGLRAAEWIPSNLPAARVH; the protein is encoded by the coding sequence GGTCCTCGGCGCGGGTGAGCAGCAGGTCCAGGCGCGCCTCTGCAATGACGGCGTCGCCTCCGGCACGACCGAGGCCGCCTTCTTCCTCACGTCCCCTACCTCCAGCGCGAGCCAGCTCCTGTTGGCCACCAGCACCCGGCTGTCGCTGCGTGCTCGGGAGTGCAAGGAGGTCTCCGCGTTCATCAGCGCGCAGGCGACGCCCGAGGGTCGCTACACCTTGAACGCCCGCGTGGACCCGGATGGCCTGGTCAACGAGAGCGACGAGGCCAACAACACGCGCCAGGGCGACGCGCTCACGGTGGACCGCACGCCTCCGGAGACACCGCAGCCCACCTGGGGCCCAGCGGGCTCGGGGACGACGCGCGACCTCACGATGCACATGGAGTCGGGCGCCACGGTGCGCGTGTACCAGGGCCCGGGCTGCACCGGCCGCGAGGTGGCCAACACCGTGGTGGGACAGAGCGCCTACTGCGAGGTCCCCCTCCGCGTCCCCACGACGCCGGGCGCGACGTATTCCGCGCGAGCCTATGACTCCGTCGGCAATGCCTCACATTGCAGCCCCACGGTGGACTACCCGTATGGCGGGGGCGGAGGGACGCCACGCATGGCGCCCGTGCTGCTCAGCACGTCGCCGACGTCTCCGGGTGGCAGCCTCCAGCCCGTCTTCAGCGGACGCGCGGAGCCCTTGGTCTCGGTTGAAATCTTCAAGAGCGCCACGTGCCAGGGCCCAGTGGAGAAGGTGCTCACGACGGATGACCGGGGCATGTTCCATGTCACGATGACCGTGGTGAAGGGCGGCAAGGTGACGGTGTCCGCGCGCGCCCGGGATGGTGGCGACTACTCCACGCCGTCCAACTGCTCCAACCCGCTCGAGTACCAGAACGACGGCACGCCCCCGGAGCCGCCACGCATCATCGACGTGAAGTGGCAGTACCTGAACACGGGGCGCGAGCTGTGGGTGACGGGCACCGCGGAGCCCTTCGCGACGGTGGGCCTCTTCATCGACGTGCCCTGCACGGGAACTCCCGAGCGCACGGTGCAAGCGGATGCGCAGGGACGCTTCACCGCGAGCGCGCCGTTTGGCGCCGGTGGAAGTCACCGCGTGTTCCTGGCGGCGAAGGACGCCGCGGGCAACATCTCCACCTGCGCGGAGGGCCCCGCGTATGAGCTTCGCTGCCCGCCGGGCACGGCCGACTGTGATGGCCGCTCGTCCAACGGGTGCGAGGTGGACCTGACGGTCAACCCGAACAACTGTGGTGCGTGCGGCAACGTGTGCCAGGACGGCCCCTACGCGGAGGGCGTCTGCGTGGCGGCGACGTGTGGCAGCACCTGCGCGCCGGGCTACTACGACTGCGACGGCAAGGCGTCCAACGGCTGCGAGTCCCGGACGGTGTGCCAGCCCTCCGCCTGCACCATCGACAAGCCGAGCGAGTTGATGGTGACGCACCTCTCCGTGGTGGAGGACCCGGTGCGCACGGCGCCCGGTGGCGCGTGGCACTTCGGCACGGTGATGCGGGAGCTGACGGGCGGACAGGACCCGTCTCCGCTGGTGCGCGCCTGGCTGAAGACGTGGCTGACGAAGCAGATGGTGAACGGGCTGGAGTTGCCGCCGCGTCCGGAGATGCAGACGAAGGTGCTGGGGCCGTGGGAGGCGCGCAGTGGCGGGCCCTCCGCGCCGCTGGACTTCAACACGGCGCCGTTCCGCCTGCTGGCCATCGTCAACCGCATCGACCTGCGGCAGCCGGGCCTCCAGGCCGGAGAGGGCCGCCTCATCTACGGCGTGGTGGGACCGAACGGCGCGCCGCTCGAGTTCACCCTCATCCTGGAGTACGCCCTCCCTGGCGGCACGCCGGAAGCCATCCAGCGCTGGGGCGCGGACTGGCATGACCTGGGCAAGGTGAAGGTGGGCAACGCGGGCTACAACGCGAAGCTCCAGGCGCTCACGGACCGCTTCACGAAGGCGGGCGTGATGTCGGGCCGGCACCAGGGCAGCGCGCTGAACCAGATTCGCACCAACGAAATCGAACTCGAGGAGCCCTGGGAGATGCGCGAGTTCGTCCTCTCGCCGCTCGGCCTGATGCCCACGACGGTGAAGCTCACGCCCGCGATGCACTTCGAGAACACGCAGATGCTCGCCAGCTTCCTCACGCAGAACACGGCGGACGTGCTCGCGGAGCGGCACGTGGTGCCCGACAGCATGGGAGGCATTCCGTTCCTCGGCGCGCACTCGCTCGTCCCGCTGGACTTCTTCTGGCGCTCGCCCGGGGTGTCGAACGAGGTGCGCCACAAGTTCTCCCTCAACACGTGCAGCGGCTGTCACTCGGGGGAGACGCAGACGGAGTTCGTCCACGTCGCGCCCCGCGTGAAGGGAGCCGCCTCCGTGCTGTCTCCCTACCTCCGAGGCACCACGGTGACGGACCCGGTGACGAAGTCCGTGCGTCCGTTCGATGACCTGACCCGGCGCGCGGAGGACCTCAAGGCGCTGGTGTGCACGCCGACGACGGGGCTCCGCGCCGCCGAGTGGATTCCCTCCAACCTGCCGGCGGCCCGCGTGCACTGA